A region of the Bacillus thermozeamaize genome:
TCATCCTCCCGCACATGCAGGTGGGTATATACCTGGATGACATCGTCAGAGGAACACCCCCTGAACTGTCCTGGTGCCGGGCAAAAGATGCGGTATCCAATTCCTCCCACATCCAGGACAATTGATTCGTCATCCAATGCCACCAGCCGGCCACGCAGATATTCGATCATCCGCGCGGCACCCCAGTCCCTACGCGGCGCAGCAACGGCAGGCGAAAAGCGTGGCAAAGCGCAACGGCCAGGGCATCCGCCACGTCATCCGGCCGCAACGGTTCAGACAAAGAAAGCAGCCGCTGCACCATCTCTTGGACCTGCTGCTTGTCCGCTCGGCCGTAACCGACCACCCCTTGCTTGACTTGCAATGGGGTGTATTCGTATACCGGCACGCCATGCTGCACGGCCGCCAGCAGGATGACGCCCCGCGCCTGGCCGACCGTAAAGGCAGTGGTCACGTTGCGGTTAAAATACAACTCCTCCACTGCCAGGCAATCCGGTGCATATTCTTCGATGAGCGCGGATACCCCCTTGTAAATCCTCTCCAGCCGTTCGGCAACCGAAATCTCGGCAGGCGTCCGGATGCACCCGTACT
Encoded here:
- a CDS encoding crossover junction endodeoxyribonuclease RuvC — encoded protein: MRIMGIDPGLAIVGYGIVDESQMRIRPVQYGCIRTPAEISVAERLERIYKGVSALIEEYAPDCLAVEELYFNRNVTTAFTVGQARGVILLAAVQHGVPVYEYTPLQVKQGVVGYGRADKQQVQEMVQRLLSLSEPLRPDDVADALAVALCHAFRLPLLRRVGTGVPRG